From the genome of Amycolatopsis sp. NBC_01488, one region includes:
- a CDS encoding aminotransferase class V-fold PLP-dependent enzyme translates to MTDFAVPPGYLNTPSIGIPPAPVAAAVAESVERWRTGATRPGEFDQYVDRSRAGFARLLGVEPGRVAIGASVSQLVANVAAALPAGTRVLAAEGDFTSVTFPFAAQDAVVTEVPLEVLPERVEGHDVVAVSVVQSADGRIVDLPALRAAAEAAGAAVLLDATQAVGWLPLDVAWADWVVAAGYKWLLSPRGCAWLAVRPDAHERTRPVAANWYAGEDPWATVYGLPLRLAGDARAFDLSPVWLAQVGAAAALEYLVGLDLAQVAAHNTGLADQLLEKLGRPPRGTAIVALDADPERVAAAGIVSSVRGGRVRVGFHLYNTADDVERVLRAFE, encoded by the coding sequence ACTTCGCCGTCCCACCCGGCTACCTCAACACGCCCAGCATCGGCATCCCGCCGGCCCCGGTGGCCGCCGCGGTGGCGGAGTCGGTCGAACGATGGCGCACCGGCGCGACCCGGCCCGGGGAGTTCGACCAGTACGTCGACCGGTCGCGCGCCGGGTTCGCCCGCCTGCTCGGCGTCGAACCCGGGCGGGTCGCGATCGGCGCGTCGGTCTCGCAGCTCGTCGCGAACGTCGCCGCCGCGCTGCCCGCCGGCACCCGCGTGCTCGCCGCCGAAGGGGATTTCACCAGCGTGACCTTCCCGTTCGCGGCCCAGGACGCCGTGGTGACCGAGGTGCCCCTGGAGGTGCTGCCGGAGCGGGTCGAGGGCCACGACGTCGTCGCGGTGAGCGTCGTGCAGTCCGCCGACGGCCGGATCGTGGACCTCCCCGCGCTGCGAGCCGCCGCCGAAGCCGCCGGGGCGGCGGTGCTGCTCGACGCCACCCAGGCCGTGGGCTGGCTGCCCCTGGACGTCGCCTGGGCGGACTGGGTGGTCGCGGCCGGCTACAAGTGGCTGCTCTCCCCGCGTGGCTGCGCGTGGCTCGCCGTGCGGCCGGACGCGCACGAGCGCACCCGGCCGGTCGCGGCGAACTGGTACGCGGGGGAGGACCCGTGGGCCACGGTCTACGGCCTGCCGCTGCGCCTGGCCGGCGATGCCCGCGCGTTCGACCTCTCGCCGGTCTGGCTGGCCCAGGTCGGCGCGGCCGCCGCGCTGGAGTACCTCGTCGGCCTCGACCTCGCGCAGGTCGCGGCGCACAACACCGGCCTCGCCGACCAGCTGCTCGAGAAGCTCGGACGGCCGCCGCGCGGCACCGCGATCGTCGCGCTGGACGCCGACCCGGAGCGGGTCGCGGCGGCCGGGATCGTCTCGAGCGTCCGCGGCGGCCGGGTGCGCGTCGGCTTCCACCTCTACAACACCGCTGACGACGTCGAACGCGTCTTACGCGCATTCGAGTGA
- a CDS encoding ferritin-like domain-containing protein, whose translation MTGRPTDLTRRAALRAGALAALAVPLAACGPGYDESPDPLQPLLAAAEADAAAARALAKGENADVAGQLADARAAHAAALKSEVDRLNRPKPAASPTPPAPAALGGFKERLAAARKQAEDLVGGLPRYRAGLVAAVAAGCAALQRTAPALGPGDDAPPLTAPGGAVAAEVVDPLQTALAAEHAAVWVYGLVSAFLPADFADGEKAGAAEHAVRRDVLQTMLSASGATPVAPEAAYVPKKPVTDAKSASLVVATAEADCANAWLAVVNHTDDAALRTTALHALVAASRRGTPWRAEAGEKPVAIALPGQAG comes from the coding sequence GTGACCGGAAGACCGACCGACCTGACCCGTCGTGCCGCCCTTCGCGCGGGGGCACTGGCCGCGCTGGCCGTCCCCCTCGCCGCGTGCGGGCCCGGCTACGACGAGAGCCCCGACCCGCTGCAGCCGCTGCTGGCCGCCGCCGAGGCCGACGCCGCCGCCGCGCGGGCGCTGGCCAAGGGCGAGAACGCCGACGTCGCCGGCCAGCTCGCCGACGCGCGCGCGGCCCACGCCGCCGCGCTGAAGTCCGAAGTGGACCGCCTGAACCGGCCGAAGCCGGCGGCGTCCCCGACACCCCCGGCCCCGGCCGCACTGGGCGGCTTCAAGGAGCGGCTGGCGGCCGCGCGCAAGCAGGCCGAGGACCTCGTCGGCGGGCTGCCGCGCTACCGCGCCGGGCTGGTCGCCGCGGTGGCCGCGGGCTGCGCGGCCCTGCAGCGCACCGCCCCGGCGCTGGGCCCCGGCGACGACGCCCCGCCACTGACCGCCCCCGGCGGCGCGGTGGCCGCCGAGGTGGTGGACCCGCTGCAGACCGCGCTCGCCGCCGAGCACGCCGCCGTGTGGGTGTACGGCCTGGTCAGCGCGTTCCTGCCGGCCGACTTCGCCGACGGCGAGAAGGCGGGCGCGGCGGAGCACGCCGTCCGCCGCGACGTGCTGCAGACGATGCTGTCCGCCTCCGGCGCGACACCGGTCGCGCCCGAAGCGGCGTACGTGCCGAAGAAGCCGGTGACGGACGCGAAGTCGGCGTCCCTGGTGGTCGCGACGGCCGAGGCCGACTGCGCGAACGCGTGGCTCGCGGTGGTGAACCACACAGACGACGCGGCGCTGCGGACGACGGCACTGCACGCGCTGGTGGCGGCTTCGCGGCGCGGGACGCCGTGGCGGGCCGAGGCGGGCGAGAAGCCGGTGGCCATCGCCCTGCCCGGCCAGGCGGGCTGA
- the rimP gene encoding ribosome maturation factor RimP, with protein MPGELASRLQPIVAEAVTAAGFDLDSFEVQQAGRRQLVKVVVDADDGVGLDEVAEVSRKVSAALDENEHVLASAYTLEVTSPGLDRPLTQPRHWRRARFRLVKITPAEGPAFVGRVGHAGEDAARVLDGGKVRDVRYADVAKAVVEIEFKQPPAEDLKLLEDDASGMIAAETEKGSK; from the coding sequence GTGCCAGGAGAACTCGCCAGCCGGCTTCAGCCGATAGTGGCCGAAGCCGTCACCGCCGCGGGTTTCGACCTCGACTCGTTCGAGGTGCAGCAGGCCGGTCGGCGGCAGCTGGTCAAGGTCGTCGTCGACGCCGACGACGGTGTCGGGCTGGACGAGGTCGCCGAGGTCAGCCGCAAGGTCTCGGCGGCGCTCGACGAAAACGAGCACGTGCTCGCGAGCGCGTACACGCTGGAAGTCACCTCGCCGGGCCTCGACCGCCCGCTCACCCAGCCGAGGCACTGGCGGCGCGCGCGGTTCCGCCTGGTGAAGATCACCCCGGCCGAGGGCCCGGCCTTCGTCGGCCGGGTCGGCCACGCGGGCGAGGACGCCGCCCGCGTCCTCGACGGCGGCAAGGTCCGCGACGTCCGCTACGCCGACGTGGCGAAGGCGGTCGTGGAGATCGAGTTCAAGCAGCCGCCCGCCGAGGACCTGAAACTGCTCGAAGACGACGCGTCCGGCATGATCGCGGCCGAGACGGAGAAGGGGTCGAAGTGA